A section of the Chryseobacterium scophthalmum genome encodes:
- a CDS encoding response regulator transcription factor has protein sequence MKKTIVIVDDHLLIAKALEGIIDNFEDFEVIDVAENGKDMIDKFESGQKIPDIILLDISMPLMNGFETAAWLKENHPNIKVMALSMQGDDNSVIKMIRNGAKGYLLKNTHPKDLEIALTKLNSDGFFYPDWASKIIFSNMSDEKNNEKKKKISEREKEFLTYTVTELSYKEIAEKMCCSPRTVESYRDQLCEKFDLKTRVGLAVFAIKNGFAES, from the coding sequence ATGAAAAAGACTATCGTAATTGTTGACGATCATTTACTGATTGCCAAAGCGCTTGAAGGAATTATAGATAACTTCGAAGATTTTGAAGTAATTGATGTGGCCGAAAACGGAAAAGACATGATTGATAAGTTTGAAAGTGGACAGAAAATTCCGGATATCATTCTTCTGGATATCAGTATGCCGCTTATGAATGGTTTTGAAACTGCTGCATGGCTTAAAGAAAATCATCCAAATATCAAAGTAATGGCACTAAGTATGCAGGGCGATGACAACAGTGTTATCAAAATGATAAGAAACGGAGCCAAAGGCTATCTTCTTAAAAATACTCATCCAAAAGATTTGGAAATTGCACTTACAAAGCTAAATAGCGACGGTTTTTTTTACCCTGATTGGGCATCAAAAATTATTTTTTCGAATATGAGTGACGAAAAAAATAATGAGAAAAAAAAGAAAATCTCAGAACGAGAAAAAGAATTTCTTACTTACACTGTTACTGAACTCAGCTATAAAGAAATTGCAGAAAAAATGTGCTGCAGCCCAAGAACTGTAGAGAGCTACCGAGATCAGCTCTGTGAAAAATTTGATCTTAAAACAAGAGTCGGTTTAGCTGTTTTTGCTATCAAAAATGGTTTTGCAGAATCGTAG
- a CDS encoding DUF2589 domain-containing protein, whose product METLKSVLQSDHTKKSKQQLINLLTGVEKVLTPSVYDKVSGVEISELDKLTQKDVLAIVNQFKTAYDSQWDKSLSAASLEALKMISGKMASDDDIFRTSDASGANFTAELGSIDFAKIIGGPLDACVKAQTNASVSTVSFINEVGFEAIDEMSTEKKLRMADFKYKKNIANPKYVSEEETPDEEPIIEQEVELSVPFIALLNVPSFRIESCDIDFNVKLKSTYTKKVDDEFGIKTNTSGGSGVIASLFAKVNFSVEVAYKRSSSTGVKIEKEYSLGVKVRATNDEMPAGLEKVLGILAQ is encoded by the coding sequence ATGGAAACATTAAAGTCGGTGTTGCAATCTGATCACACCAAAAAATCAAAACAACAATTAATCAATCTTTTAACAGGTGTCGAAAAAGTACTTACTCCAAGTGTGTACGATAAAGTTTCGGGAGTGGAAATTTCAGAGCTTGACAAGCTTACCCAAAAAGATGTTCTTGCAATTGTGAATCAATTTAAAACAGCTTATGATAGTCAATGGGATAAATCTTTATCGGCCGCATCTTTGGAAGCTTTAAAAATGATTTCAGGTAAAATGGCCTCAGATGACGATATTTTCAGAACATCGGATGCTTCTGGAGCTAATTTTACTGCAGAATTGGGAAGTATCGATTTCGCTAAAATAATTGGAGGCCCGTTAGACGCTTGTGTAAAAGCCCAGACCAATGCGTCAGTTTCTACCGTGAGTTTTATTAATGAAGTCGGTTTCGAAGCTATAGACGAAATGTCGACTGAGAAAAAGCTGAGAATGGCAGATTTTAAATATAAAAAGAATATTGCCAATCCCAAATACGTCAGCGAAGAAGAAACCCCAGATGAAGAACCAATCATAGAGCAGGAAGTGGAGCTTTCAGTTCCTTTTATTGCATTACTCAATGTGCCTTCTTTTAGAATAGAATCTTGTGATATAGACTTTAATGTAAAACTAAAATCTACTTATACTAAAAAAGTAGATGATGAGTTTGGAATTAAAACGAATACAAGCGGAGGTTCCGGCGTAATAGCAAGTTTATTTGCAAAAGTGAATTTCAGTGTAGAAGTAGCTTACAAAAGAAGTTCTTCTACTGGAGTGAAAATTGAAAAAGAATATTCTTTAGGCGTAAAAGTAAGAGCGACCAACGATGAAATGCCTGCAGGATTAGAAAAGGTTTTAGGAATTCTGGCTCAGTAA
- a CDS encoding S8 family peptidase has translation MEKERYIVLLRNQEKSALKKVEKELQVSITSSENLSKENRSFQVIDEDNSVLYKNLGVMVVENMDEHQLAKAMQNESNPIVYFEKERDFFPADEMKIISELKKQSAELSDKIIELEKFINNKPIPAKNLVEMEWGIKSIGIERALYTGKGIDVCILDTGLEMSHPDFSSREIEGKSFIQGEDWSKDPNGHGTHCTGISAGNLRSDTGKRYGIAKDCNLKIAKVLSDKGKGTTSSVIDAIDWAITKKFRILSLSLASPVSLNEKPSVLFEAVGMRALENNCLIIAAAGNDSNRPSLPKPVSAPANSLSIMAVAAIDGQMRVAKFSNGGLNPSTGGNINVCAPGVDIFSSYPKNTKNKNYYFALSGTSMATPHVSGLAALYMEQFPDLSAKEIWELIEKNAKPIEGLKYRDIGSGLIQII, from the coding sequence ATGGAAAAGGAAAGATATATTGTTCTTTTGAGAAATCAAGAGAAATCGGCACTCAAGAAAGTAGAAAAAGAGCTTCAGGTAAGCATTACCTCATCTGAAAATCTTTCAAAAGAAAACCGCTCATTTCAGGTGATTGATGAAGATAACAGTGTTTTGTACAAAAATTTGGGAGTAATGGTTGTAGAAAATATGGATGAACATCAACTTGCTAAAGCCATGCAAAATGAATCTAATCCTATCGTTTATTTTGAAAAAGAAAGAGATTTTTTTCCTGCCGATGAAATGAAAATCATCAGCGAATTAAAAAAACAATCTGCAGAACTTTCAGATAAAATTATAGAACTTGAAAAGTTTATTAATAATAAACCTATTCCTGCAAAAAATTTGGTTGAAATGGAGTGGGGCATCAAATCTATCGGAATCGAAAGAGCACTGTATACAGGAAAAGGAATTGATGTATGTATCTTAGATACCGGTCTTGAAATGTCTCATCCCGATTTTTCATCCCGAGAAATTGAAGGAAAATCTTTCATTCAGGGAGAAGACTGGAGCAAAGATCCGAATGGGCACGGAACTCACTGCACAGGAATTTCTGCAGGCAATTTAAGATCAGACACAGGAAAACGCTACGGAATTGCCAAAGATTGTAATTTGAAAATTGCCAAAGTACTTTCAGATAAAGGAAAAGGTACAACAAGTAGTGTGATTGACGCTATTGATTGGGCAATAACCAAAAAATTCAGAATTCTATCATTGTCTTTGGCTTCACCGGTTTCTTTAAATGAAAAACCTTCCGTACTTTTTGAAGCCGTTGGAATGAGAGCTTTGGAAAATAACTGTCTCATTATTGCCGCTGCCGGAAATGACAGCAACAGACCTTCTCTCCCTAAACCTGTTTCTGCTCCTGCAAATTCACTTTCCATTATGGCAGTCGCAGCAATTGACGGACAAATGAGAGTTGCAAAATTTTCTAATGGAGGATTGAATCCTTCAACTGGAGGAAACATCAATGTTTGCGCTCCCGGAGTTGATATTTTCAGCAGTTATCCTAAAAACACAAAAAATAAAAACTACTATTTCGCTTTAAGCGGAACCAGTATGGCAACTCCGCACGTTTCCGGACTTGCAGCATTGTATATGGAGCAGTTTCCTGATTTATCGGCAAAAGAAATCTGGGAATTGATTGAAAAAAATGCAAAACCTATTGAAGGGTTAAAATACAGAGATATTGGAAGTGGTCTAATTCAAATTATTTAA
- a CDS encoding outer membrane beta-barrel family protein translates to MYKYLLFLVFPVFMFSQSQKISGTVFNVDNEKLDSVKVELYDHENTLIKSFFTDSEGRFLFDNLSSTSFKLKINNEKYHSFEKNIEAENENEALNIILKNNQKDIEAVTITKKKPLVKRKVDRLEFNVENSNISSLNAWEILKKTPQVTINNDVLAVKGGTSVLITINDKKVMMTGEELKNFLENTQGDDVKSVEVITNPPAKYEAQGGAVLNIVMKKNKIEGYRGILSSKYIQTQYAKGVAGLSQYYKKDKLSVMGSYFRGGGTYYREGTDYVNYPEDGTTWISTMNRKDQNKSQNTVNFNVEYEIDSVTTASLNYSGFFAPKSFGTYFVPTLIYNTQKVAESNYTTINDHHSRTINNSLSFQIDRKLNKKSSISWINYFTANNSNAYQNVLTYLNFKDQQPRETNFMTNNKSNVQLYSTQFDYQWKNEKLELESGAKYSFVKTNSLLDFSDNENGQFQYRPEKSSLFDYKEHNFGIYTSMAYNLGKWNFKGGLRAEMTDLEGIVSEPYEVNKNNYWSLFPTFYAQYTTENKHEFGFSYGKRISRPYYSWLNPAKSYYNLFSYYQGDPKLKATIIHNLNFTYSFKNWNLDFYYRKEIFPSMEISYQQHENNNLIYYFTNIEKGEAFGVSLYKSFEIKPWWSLIVSENLEHNENYFKGIDGALNKNQVWNWVSNISTNFTLDKNSDWKMELGHKYYSPSIQGTFKISSQWSAYFVMNRKFFNKKLEAAFIFNDIFRSTQQKISTKYGNQDNYFLDYQDTQGFTFSLKYNFGNQSVKNSKTIKKADEQERL, encoded by the coding sequence ATGTATAAATATCTTCTCTTTCTTGTTTTTCCGGTTTTTATGTTTTCGCAGTCGCAGAAAATTTCCGGAACCGTTTTTAATGTTGATAATGAAAAACTCGATTCTGTGAAAGTGGAATTGTATGATCATGAGAACACTTTAATTAAATCTTTTTTTACTGATTCTGAAGGTAGATTTTTGTTTGATAATCTTTCATCAACATCTTTTAAGCTGAAAATTAATAATGAAAAATACCATTCATTTGAAAAAAATATCGAGGCTGAAAATGAGAACGAAGCTTTAAATATTATTTTGAAAAACAATCAGAAAGATATTGAAGCAGTAACAATAACGAAGAAAAAACCATTGGTGAAAAGAAAAGTAGACCGTTTGGAATTTAATGTAGAAAACAGCAATATTTCTTCACTCAACGCTTGGGAAATTCTTAAAAAAACACCTCAGGTTACCATTAATAATGATGTTTTGGCAGTGAAAGGCGGAACATCGGTTTTAATAACCATTAATGATAAAAAAGTAATGATGACCGGCGAAGAACTCAAAAATTTTCTTGAAAACACACAAGGCGATGATGTGAAATCTGTAGAAGTTATTACCAATCCGCCTGCAAAATATGAAGCGCAGGGTGGAGCTGTTCTGAATATTGTGATGAAAAAAAATAAAATTGAAGGCTATCGTGGGATTCTTTCTTCAAAATATATTCAAACTCAATATGCAAAAGGGGTTGCCGGTCTTTCGCAATATTACAAAAAAGATAAACTTTCGGTAATGGGAAGCTATTTTCGAGGAGGAGGAACGTATTATCGTGAAGGAACAGATTATGTAAATTATCCTGAAGACGGCACAACCTGGATCAGTACGATGAATAGGAAAGATCAAAACAAAAGCCAGAATACAGTAAACTTTAATGTTGAATATGAAATCGACAGCGTTACTACGGCGAGTCTTAATTACTCTGGATTTTTTGCTCCTAAATCTTTTGGAACTTACTTTGTGCCGACTTTGATTTATAACACTCAAAAGGTAGCGGAATCTAATTATACAACGATTAATGATCATCATTCCAGAACAATTAATAATTCATTAAGTTTTCAAATCGACAGAAAACTGAATAAAAAAAGCAGCATTTCGTGGATTAATTATTTTACAGCAAATAATTCAAATGCATATCAAAATGTTTTGACCTACTTGAATTTTAAAGATCAGCAACCGAGGGAAACCAATTTTATGACCAACAACAAAAGCAATGTTCAGTTGTATTCTACACAATTTGATTATCAATGGAAAAATGAAAAACTGGAATTGGAATCTGGTGCGAAATATAGTTTTGTAAAAACGAACAGTTTGCTTGATTTTTCGGATAACGAAAATGGGCAATTTCAGTACAGACCAGAAAAAAGCAGTCTTTTTGATTATAAAGAGCACAACTTTGGAATTTATACATCAATGGCTTATAATCTCGGAAAATGGAATTTCAAAGGCGGACTTCGTGCAGAAATGACCGATTTGGAAGGTATTGTTTCTGAACCTTATGAAGTAAATAAAAATAATTACTGGAGCTTGTTCCCAACTTTTTATGCACAATATACCACAGAAAATAAACATGAGTTTGGTTTTTCTTATGGCAAAAGAATCAGCAGACCGTATTATTCATGGCTGAACCCTGCGAAATCGTATTATAATTTATTCTCTTATTATCAGGGTGATCCCAAGTTGAAAGCAACGATTATTCATAATCTGAATTTTACCTATTCATTCAAAAACTGGAATTTAGATTTTTATTACCGAAAAGAAATTTTCCCCTCAATGGAAATCTCTTATCAACAGCATGAAAACAATAATCTGATTTATTATTTTACCAATATAGAGAAAGGGGAGGCTTTTGGAGTAAGTCTTTACAAAAGCTTTGAAATTAAACCTTGGTGGAGCTTAATTGTTTCTGAAAACCTGGAGCACAACGAAAATTATTTTAAGGGAATAGATGGAGCTTTAAATAAAAACCAAGTCTGGAACTGGGTTTCAAATATCTCAACAAATTTTACTTTAGACAAAAATTCAGACTGGAAGATGGAATTAGGTCATAAATATTATTCTCCGTCAATTCAAGGGACATTCAAAATTTCCAGTCAATGGTCGGCTTATTTTGTAATGAACAGGAAGTTTTTCAATAAAAAATTAGAAGCTGCATTTATTTTTAATGATATTTTCAGATCGACACAGCAAAAAATAAGCACCAAATATGGTAATCAGGATAATTACTTTTTAGATTATCAAGATACCCAAGGTTTCACTTTTTCTCTAAAATATAATTTCGGAAATCAGTCTGTGAAAAATTCAAAGACGATTAAAAAAGCTGATGAACAGGAAAGATTGTAA
- a CDS encoding endonuclease/exonuclease/phosphatase family protein, which yields MNFRFSTLLLFVFAWSFSQNLKVMSFNIRLNVESDKENSWTNRKQDAVDLLSYYHPDYFGVQEALPEQMKDIKNGLKNYDYVGIGRDDGKEKGEFSAIFYDTEKLQVVKSGTFWLSETPEKPSKGWDAAYNRVCTYAVFKDKKSKKEFLAMNLHFDHVGNVARLKSADLILKKIKEINPKNLPLTLSGDFNLTDDTEPIKIISQNLKDTFYNSETKPYGPKGTFTAFNVTEVPQERIDYIFVKGFKIKSHRHINDRRENLLYPSDHFPVLTELQF from the coding sequence ATGAATTTCAGATTTTCAACTCTATTACTATTTGTTTTTGCATGGAGCTTTTCTCAGAATTTAAAAGTAATGTCTTTCAACATCAGACTCAATGTAGAATCTGATAAAGAAAACTCATGGACAAACAGGAAACAGGATGCGGTAGATTTATTGAGCTATTATCATCCGGATTATTTCGGCGTTCAGGAAGCACTTCCGGAGCAGATGAAAGATATTAAAAATGGTTTAAAAAACTACGATTATGTAGGTATAGGTAGAGACGATGGTAAAGAAAAAGGCGAATTTTCTGCGATATTTTACGATACCGAAAAATTACAGGTGGTAAAATCGGGAACGTTCTGGCTTTCAGAAACTCCGGAAAAACCGTCGAAAGGTTGGGATGCAGCTTACAACAGAGTTTGCACGTATGCTGTTTTTAAAGATAAAAAATCGAAGAAAGAATTTTTAGCAATGAATCTTCATTTCGATCATGTAGGAAATGTGGCAAGATTAAAATCTGCAGATTTGATTTTAAAGAAAATTAAAGAAATCAATCCTAAAAATTTACCTTTAACATTAAGCGGTGATTTTAATTTGACAGACGATACAGAGCCGATAAAAATAATTTCTCAAAACCTGAAAGATACTTTCTACAACTCAGAAACAAAACCTTACGGACCGAAAGGAACATTTACGGCATTCAACGTAACCGAAGTTCCGCAGGAAAGAATTGATTATATTTTTGTAAAAGGTTTTAAGATAAAATCTCACAGACATATTAACGACAGAAGAGAAAATCTGCTGTATCCGTCGGATCATTTCCCGGTTTTGACAGAGCTGCAGTTTTAA
- a CDS encoding sensor histidine kinase — translation MGKTELYLTIILFNIFFVLFLVAVMIYIRKYKQRKIEYLNEIQLKNEIHQKELLATQLEIQQATMQQIGRELHDNIGQKLTLASLYIQQLLYENKVLEESERIDQVSQIINQSLQDLRSLSKTLTDDNINQKDIVTLIQEEVDNASVLKKCKIHFEHNFEHLDLDFVYKNVLLRITQEFIQNSIKHSKCKNIFIKLNTTEENLWELKINDDGIGFDIDKILSNGIGLTNMKNRTAIIGAEFNLESNENVGTVIEIKLKKQP, via the coding sequence ATGGGGAAAACAGAATTATACTTAACTATTATTTTATTTAATATTTTTTTCGTCTTATTTCTGGTTGCGGTGATGATTTACATTAGAAAGTACAAGCAGAGAAAAATAGAATATCTTAATGAAATTCAGCTTAAAAATGAAATTCATCAGAAAGAGCTTTTAGCAACCCAGCTCGAAATTCAGCAGGCAACGATGCAGCAAATCGGTCGTGAATTGCATGATAATATCGGGCAAAAACTTACACTGGCAAGTCTTTACATACAACAGTTGCTTTATGAAAATAAAGTTTTAGAAGAAAGCGAAAGAATAGATCAGGTTTCGCAAATTATCAACCAATCTCTGCAGGATTTGAGAAGTCTTTCAAAAACATTAACCGATGATAACATTAATCAGAAAGACATTGTAACTTTAATTCAGGAAGAAGTAGATAATGCAAGTGTATTAAAGAAATGCAAAATTCATTTTGAGCATAATTTTGAACATCTCGATCTCGATTTTGTTTATAAAAATGTTTTATTGAGAATTACACAGGAGTTTATTCAGAACAGTATTAAACATTCAAAGTGTAAAAATATTTTCATTAAACTCAATACAACCGAAGAAAATCTTTGGGAATTAAAAATTAATGATGACGGAATTGGTTTTGACATCGACAAAATTCTCTCCAACGGAATCGGGCTTACCAATATGAAAAACAGAACAGCAATCATCGGAGCCGAGTTTAATCTCGAAAGCAACGAAAACGTTGGTACTGTAATTGAAATAAAACTAAAAAAACAACCATGA
- a CDS encoding FKBP-type peptidyl-prolyl cis-trans isomerase — MKKQTIALFCIAIFSISCAQKNDKQGDSKYTDDQKASYYIGLNIAQNMKQEGFKVDADLLAQAIKEEMNGTKKLMPAEEMNAFMQDFMQKQNEKKQSAALVQAGENKKKGQDFLAKNKTNPKVKTTASGLQYEVLQEGDGKTKPTATNVVQVKYTGKLLDGTVFDSTDKNGGNPMDINLGSVIKGWTEGIQLMSKGAKYRFYIPSDLAYGDHGAGAAIPAGSTIIFDVELIGVK; from the coding sequence ATGAAAAAACAGACCATTGCATTATTTTGTATAGCAATATTTAGTATTTCGTGCGCTCAGAAAAATGATAAACAAGGCGATAGCAAATATACAGATGACCAAAAAGCGTCATATTATATAGGTTTAAATATTGCGCAAAACATGAAACAAGAAGGTTTCAAAGTAGATGCAGATCTTTTGGCTCAGGCTATTAAAGAAGAGATGAATGGAACAAAGAAACTAATGCCTGCTGAAGAAATGAATGCTTTTATGCAAGATTTTATGCAGAAACAAAATGAAAAAAAGCAATCTGCAGCATTAGTACAGGCGGGTGAAAATAAGAAAAAAGGTCAGGATTTTCTTGCAAAAAATAAAACCAACCCAAAAGTAAAAACTACTGCTTCAGGTTTGCAATATGAGGTATTGCAGGAAGGTGACGGCAAAACAAAACCAACGGCTACAAATGTTGTGCAGGTAAAATATACTGGTAAACTTTTGGATGGAACTGTTTTCGACTCTACCGATAAAAATGGAGGTAATCCAATGGATATTAACTTAGGTAGCGTAATCAAAGGCTGGACAGAAGGTATTCAATTGATGAGCAAAGGAGCTAAATACAGATTTTATATTCCTTCAGATCTTGCTTATGGAGATCATGGAGCAGGAGCTGCAATTCCGGCAGGTTCTACAATCATTTTTGATGTAGAATTGATAGGTGTAAAATAA
- a CDS encoding sensor histidine kinase, which translates to MISKSKYLISLFAALFLLLLGIQVYFMYKTSQVKKREIYSDVHNRIDDYIDNLENLGGASNLGDEGQRKIFAEFSNKKISKKEFLNYFEKNKKQTQDKLSDYIDHKFEKEGYKVAVRTQFLSIVYVPKNINLIDKPVTLYETRNKITKAGISNTGKWETSSTSRSDKSNQLERDDSFFVKSQTDFQILNINTVVFQDLTLLILCCVAILLSVLVLYIFTVKNLIRQQKQVEVLHTVVDNISHEFKTPIATLKIASKTLKKEFTPEILPLIDRQILRLEDLMLQLHPEDFDEKNSTIQPENWDFFIHDLAFTYKNTDFKLNNSVSKELPFDKKLMETVIKNLCENSVKYGASEIKIDVKTTQNKLEIIVTDNGNGIAQSELKNIFEKFYRIQSNNIHNSKGLGLGLFFVKKIVEKYSGKTEITSEVNVGTTFKISIPYED; encoded by the coding sequence ATGATTTCTAAAAGCAAATATCTTATCTCTCTTTTTGCAGCATTATTTCTGCTATTATTGGGCATTCAGGTATATTTTATGTACAAAACTTCTCAGGTAAAAAAGCGGGAAATCTACAGCGATGTTCATAACAGAATTGATGATTACATCGATAATCTGGAAAATCTTGGCGGTGCAAGTAATTTGGGTGATGAAGGTCAAAGGAAAATCTTTGCCGAATTCAGCAATAAAAAAATCAGCAAAAAAGAGTTTTTAAACTATTTCGAAAAAAACAAAAAGCAAACACAAGATAAATTAAGTGATTATATTGACCATAAATTTGAGAAAGAAGGCTATAAAGTTGCCGTAAGAACTCAGTTTTTATCAATTGTGTATGTTCCGAAAAATATAAACCTGATCGATAAACCGGTCACTTTATACGAAACGCGAAACAAGATTACAAAAGCCGGAATTTCTAATACCGGAAAATGGGAAACCTCTTCCACTTCGAGGTCTGATAAAAGCAATCAGCTTGAAAGAGACGATTCTTTTTTTGTAAAAAGCCAGACCGATTTTCAAATCTTAAACATCAATACTGTTGTTTTTCAAGATCTTACCTTGCTCATCTTATGTTGCGTTGCTATTTTATTAAGTGTTTTGGTTTTATATATTTTTACCGTTAAAAATTTAATCAGACAACAAAAACAGGTTGAGGTTTTGCACACTGTGGTCGATAATATTTCACACGAATTTAAAACTCCAATTGCAACGTTGAAGATTGCCTCAAAAACATTAAAAAAAGAATTTACTCCGGAGATTTTACCATTAATTGACAGACAAATTTTAAGACTGGAAGATTTAATGCTGCAGCTTCACCCCGAAGATTTTGACGAAAAAAATTCTACCATACAGCCGGAAAACTGGGATTTCTTCATTCACGATCTGGCTTTTACTTACAAGAACACTGATTTTAAACTTAACAATTCTGTTTCAAAAGAACTTCCTTTTGATAAAAAACTGATGGAAACCGTGATTAAAAATCTCTGTGAAAACAGTGTGAAATATGGTGCTTCAGAAATAAAAATTGATGTAAAAACCACTCAGAATAAGCTTGAAATCATTGTTACCGATAATGGAAACGGAATAGCGCAAAGCGAACTGAAAAATATTTTCGAAAAGTTTTACAGAATACAATCCAACAATATTCACAACAGCAAAGGTTTAGGTTTGGGATTATTTTTCGTGAAAAAAATTGTTGAAAAATATAGCGGAAAAACTGAAATTACGAGTGAAGTAAACGTAGGAACAACTTTTAAAATTTCAATTCCTTATGAAGATTAA
- a CDS encoding zinc metalloprotease: protein MKKLLFGAFILGSLSACNNDNITQESVSDSENLVNTAAKRSCPSEEIRKEALQKNPELKIKYETLEAHTEKFLNEIKLGKVLADGTVEIPVIVNVLYKTTSQNVSDARIAEQIAVLNADFGGTNSDVSKIPSAFQSVKAGDVKVRFKLINTVRKSTTKSSWSSNDAMKKTSTGGINATNPTNYLNIWVVSSMPSPNGDTLGYATFPESAGLWNDGVVIAAPYFGKTGASSPFNLGRTATHEVGHYLNLRHIWGDANCGTDYVTDTPTQTTANIGKPSYPLYNTCSGVSRSVMFMNYMDYVDDSAMFMFSSGQKTRMQSVVSSSGSRSGLRVY, encoded by the coding sequence ATGAAAAAACTATTATTTGGAGCCTTTATATTAGGTTCTCTGTCGGCTTGTAACAACGACAACATTACGCAAGAATCAGTAAGTGATTCAGAAAACTTAGTCAATACCGCTGCAAAAAGAAGCTGTCCTTCTGAAGAAATCCGCAAGGAGGCATTGCAAAAAAATCCAGAACTAAAAATAAAGTACGAAACTTTAGAAGCTCATACTGAAAAATTCCTCAATGAAATTAAATTAGGAAAAGTTCTCGCAGATGGCACCGTTGAAATTCCGGTAATTGTAAATGTTTTATACAAAACCACTTCACAAAATGTTTCTGATGCGAGAATAGCAGAACAGATCGCCGTATTAAATGCTGATTTTGGCGGCACCAATAGCGACGTTAGCAAAATACCTTCCGCATTCCAATCTGTAAAAGCCGGCGATGTAAAAGTAAGATTTAAGCTCATAAATACGGTCAGAAAATCTACCACTAAATCAAGCTGGAGCAGCAATGATGCTATGAAAAAAACGTCTACAGGAGGCATTAATGCAACAAACCCTACTAATTACTTAAATATTTGGGTGGTAAGCAGTATGCCGAGTCCCAATGGAGACACTCTTGGATACGCAACATTTCCGGAATCAGCAGGTTTATGGAATGACGGTGTAGTAATCGCCGCACCTTATTTCGGAAAAACAGGAGCTTCCTCTCCATTTAATTTAGGTAGAACAGCAACCCATGAAGTGGGACACTACTTAAACCTAAGACATATTTGGGGGGATGCAAACTGTGGAACTGACTATGTAACTGACACTCCTACACAAACTACAGCCAATATAGGAAAACCTTCGTATCCTTTGTATAATACTTGTAGTGGAGTATCAAGGTCCGTAATGTTTATGAATTATATGGACTATGTGGATGATTCAGCTATGTTTATGTTCTCTAGCGGACAAAAAACAAGAATGCAATCTGTAGTTTCTTCATCAGGATCAAGATCAGGATTAAGAGTATATTAA
- a CDS encoding response regulator transcription factor, which translates to MKIKILLAEDDSDFGMILKQYLELEDFEVLWFQNPEDILPVLQSDFPFHIGILDIMMPNLDGFSLAKMILKTKPDFPLLFLTAKNQKIDRLTGLKIGADDYISKPCDPEELILRIKNILKRTLPSETITQYKIGSYILDTEKLLLSHPNEKIRLTIREKDLLLYLLKFNHKTIKRDDILDNLWETNDYFTGRSLDVFISRLRKYFQHDDKIKIQSLRGIGFEIDFPEN; encoded by the coding sequence ATGAAGATTAAGATTTTATTGGCAGAAGACGATTCAGATTTTGGAATGATCCTGAAACAATATCTCGAGCTTGAAGATTTTGAAGTTTTATGGTTTCAGAATCCTGAAGATATTTTACCGGTTTTACAGTCAGATTTCCCTTTTCATATTGGGATTTTAGATATTATGATGCCCAATCTCGATGGGTTTTCTTTGGCAAAAATGATTTTAAAAACAAAACCCGATTTTCCACTTTTATTTTTAACGGCAAAAAACCAGAAAATAGACCGTTTAACCGGACTGAAAATCGGAGCAGATGATTACATTTCAAAACCTTGCGATCCGGAAGAATTAATTTTAAGAATTAAAAATATTCTGAAAAGAACTTTACCTTCAGAAACTATTACTCAGTACAAAATCGGAAGCTATATTTTAGATACAGAAAAGCTCTTGCTTTCTCATCCTAATGAAAAAATCAGACTCACCATTCGTGAAAAAGATCTTTTGCTTTATCTGTTGAAATTTAATCATAAAACAATAAAACGAGACGACATTCTCGATAATTTATGGGAAACCAATGATTATTTTACCGGAAGAAGCCTTGATGTTTTTATCAGCCGACTGCGAAAATATTTTCAGCATGACGACAAAATAAAAATCCAATCCCTGAGAGGAATTGGATTTGAGATTGATTTTCCTGAGAATTAA